From the Verrucomicrobiota bacterium genome, one window contains:
- a CDS encoding right-handed parallel beta-helix repeat-containing protein, with protein sequence MRPFLSPMLAGILCAGVTSITAATFHVAPNGNDANPGTEAKPFASLEQARDAVRKLKQTGAAEAVIVYLHAGIYSLPQGFKFAAQDGGTPAAPVVWRAWQNEKPILMGGRVITGFTPYKGQILKADVGAQGFKGVNFRQLIFDGKRQHLARYPNYDPQNPYGGGWAYADGKYVPMYAEVPGEDKVSFNCKPADLRNWAKPEEVEVFVFARYNWWNDIVRIKSLDAATRHITLTRDASYAIRPADRYYFRGALEELDAPGEWYLDKQTATLYFWPPAPLQGRSVMAPSIRTIVEVGAGVANLTLQGLTFECAEGNAVVLTQATNCLVAACTVRNVGDYGGSGVVVNGGFHNGVTGCDLYEIGRDAISLNGGDRKKLISAEHFADNNYIHHTGVSYKQGVGVSLTGVGNRASHNLIHDCPRFGILFSGNNLVLEYNHIRHVDLETADTGAVYTGGRDWIGSRGTVIRYNYFHDILGYGYENGHWCSPHYAWGIYLDDNTGGVDVYGNIVARAIRGLIHLHNGRDNHIENNIFVDGKLQQMECNGWSDTHRMWKDHLPTMIKGYESVMNEPAWANMRNMQLHPTNAVLPDHKIMSGNAYFRNIVQYREPQSKYVSFRNFPFDHNQCDSNLVWHFGQPILTGQKSAGKELSGNFAPNPGFEQGTPGALPADWRWQIHPLPTAKAALVENVGGAKRVLRVDAAFNKEKPRDNYPIVVSKDFELKPGHQYKLSARIKSTEPSAKAGLMIQSYVANAYFWSSSPSDVKAGTDWKPFEFVFSVPSQGEKGWHEKMKKFCVRVDYQSEKGALLVTDVALKEVAALDEWAAWQSAGMDRNSVVADPLFVNAAKDDYRLQAGSPAFKLGFQPIPVEKLGPYQDPLRATWPIVEAEGAREKPLVSGKPGEQ encoded by the coding sequence ATGCGCCCCTTCTTGTCCCCCATGCTCGCTGGCATCCTTTGTGCCGGAGTCACCTCGATTACCGCCGCGACGTTCCATGTCGCCCCGAACGGCAATGACGCCAATCCTGGCACTGAAGCAAAACCGTTCGCCTCGCTGGAACAGGCGCGCGATGCCGTCCGCAAGCTGAAGCAGACCGGCGCCGCCGAGGCGGTGATCGTCTATCTCCACGCCGGCATCTATTCGCTGCCGCAGGGGTTCAAGTTTGCGGCGCAGGACGGCGGCACTCCCGCCGCTCCGGTGGTCTGGCGCGCCTGGCAGAATGAGAAGCCCATCCTGATGGGCGGCCGCGTGATTACCGGGTTCACCCCGTACAAGGGGCAAATCCTCAAGGCCGACGTCGGCGCGCAAGGTTTCAAGGGCGTGAACTTCCGCCAGCTCATCTTCGATGGCAAGCGCCAGCACCTAGCCCGCTATCCCAACTACGATCCGCAGAATCCCTACGGCGGCGGTTGGGCGTATGCGGATGGCAAATACGTGCCGATGTATGCCGAAGTCCCCGGCGAGGATAAAGTCTCCTTCAACTGCAAGCCCGCTGATCTCCGCAACTGGGCCAAGCCGGAGGAGGTCGAGGTTTTCGTCTTTGCCCGGTACAACTGGTGGAATGACATTGTCCGCATCAAGTCGCTGGATGCCGCCACCCGCCACATCACCCTGACGCGTGACGCCTCGTACGCCATCCGGCCCGCCGACCGGTATTATTTCCGTGGCGCCCTGGAGGAATTGGATGCGCCCGGCGAATGGTATCTCGATAAGCAAACCGCCACGCTCTATTTCTGGCCGCCGGCGCCCCTGCAAGGCAGGTCGGTCATGGCGCCAAGCATCCGCACCATAGTTGAAGTGGGCGCGGGCGTGGCGAACCTGACGCTGCAAGGCCTCACGTTTGAATGTGCCGAGGGCAATGCGGTGGTGCTCACGCAGGCGACCAACTGCCTCGTTGCCGCCTGCACGGTCCGCAATGTCGGCGATTACGGCGGTTCCGGGGTGGTGGTGAACGGCGGTTTCCATAACGGGGTGACCGGGTGCGACCTCTATGAGATTGGCCGCGACGCCATCTCCCTGAACGGCGGCGACCGCAAGAAGCTCATCTCTGCCGAGCATTTCGCCGACAATAATTACATTCACCACACGGGCGTCTCGTACAAGCAGGGGGTGGGCGTTTCCCTGACCGGCGTGGGGAACCGCGCCTCGCACAACCTGATTCATGATTGCCCGCGCTTCGGTATTCTCTTCAGCGGAAACAACCTGGTGCTCGAATATAATCACATCCGCCACGTGGACCTTGAAACGGCGGATACCGGCGCGGTCTATACCGGCGGGCGCGATTGGATTGGTTCCCGGGGGACGGTGATCCGCTATAATTATTTCCACGATATCCTCGGCTACGGCTATGAGAACGGGCACTGGTGCTCGCCGCATTACGCCTGGGGCATTTATCTCGACGATAATACCGGCGGCGTGGACGTGTACGGCAACATTGTGGCGCGCGCCATTCGCGGTCTGATCCACCTGCATAACGGGCGCGACAACCACATCGAGAATAATATCTTTGTGGACGGCAAGCTCCAGCAGATGGAATGCAACGGCTGGTCGGATACCCATCGCATGTGGAAGGATCATCTGCCCACCATGATCAAGGGCTATGAATCCGTCATGAACGAGCCGGCTTGGGCTAACATGCGCAACATGCAGTTGCATCCCACCAACGCGGTGCTGCCTGATCACAAAATCATGTCCGGCAACGCCTATTTCCGTAACATCGTCCAGTACCGGGAGCCGCAGTCCAAATACGTCAGCTTCCGCAACTTCCCCTTTGATCACAACCAATGCGATTCGAACCTGGTGTGGCATTTCGGCCAACCCATCCTGACCGGGCAGAAATCCGCCGGGAAAGAGTTGTCCGGGAATTTCGCTCCCAACCCGGGATTCGAGCAAGGCACGCCGGGCGCGCTGCCTGCGGATTGGCGCTGGCAGATCCATCCGCTGCCTACGGCCAAGGCGGCGCTCGTGGAAAATGTGGGCGGCGCGAAGCGCGTTCTGCGCGTGGATGCCGCCTTCAACAAGGAGAAGCCACGTGACAATTACCCCATCGTGGTCAGCAAGGATTTTGAACTCAAGCCCGGGCATCAGTACAAACTTTCGGCCCGCATCAAATCCACTGAACCGTCCGCCAAGGCCGGCCTGATGATTCAATCGTATGTGGCCAACGCCTACTTCTGGAGCAGCAGTCCCAGTGATGTCAAAGCCGGCACCGATTGGAAGCCGTTCGAGTTCGTCTTCAGCGTTCCGTCGCAGGGGGAAAAAGGGTGGCACGAGAAAATGAAGAAGTTCTGTGTGCGGGTGGACTATCAGAGTGAAAAAGGCGCACTGCTGGTGACGGATGTTGCCCTGAAAGAAGTGGCCGCGCTGGATGAGTGGGCCGCCTGGCAATCGGCCGGGATGGATCGGAACTCCGTGGTTGCCGACCCGCTGTTCGTGAACGCCGCCAAGGACGATTACCGGCTGCAAGCCGGATCGCCCGCCTTCAAGCTCGGCTTCCAGCCGATCCCGGTGGAGAAGCTCGGCCCGTATCAGGATCCCCTGCGCGCCACCTGGCCGATTGTCGAAGCGGAGGGCGCGCGGGAAAAGCCACTGGTCTCCGGCAAACCGGGCGAGCAATGA
- a CDS encoding 4Fe-4S dicluster domain-containing protein produces MNLVDLVRKAGVVGAGGGGFPAHVKLAAKANTVIANGAECEPLLHKDAVVMETLAAELVRGVQLAMEAVGAPTGIIGIKKKKKHAVEAVQAACQGTPVKVHLLGDYYPAGDEYDLVHEVTGRLIPPAGLPIHVGAVVNNVETFINIAAASQGRPVTRKYLTMAGAVNNPVTLIVPIGISMRECIAAAGGVSTPNPVLCLGGLMMGETTENLDVPVTKTTTGVVVLPREHPIIQRKLKPAKTKAKIGKSACDQCRYCTEFCPRFLLGYDVQPHAVMRSLAFTATGEAHWNQLAALCCACGLCTLYACPEMLYPKEACDDAKAEMRRLNQKWTGPTTVKEHPMHDGRRVPIKLLTRKLAVAEYDLPAPFQKTELTPSQVVLPLKQGAGAPNNALVKVGDRVTAGQPLGELPPNALGAIIHAPFNASVTAVTQDRLTLARVS; encoded by the coding sequence ATGAACTTGGTAGATTTAGTCCGGAAGGCGGGCGTCGTAGGCGCGGGTGGCGGCGGATTCCCCGCCCACGTCAAGCTCGCCGCCAAAGCCAATACCGTGATCGCCAACGGCGCGGAGTGCGAACCACTATTGCACAAAGATGCCGTGGTGATGGAAACGCTGGCCGCTGAACTGGTGCGCGGTGTGCAACTGGCGATGGAAGCTGTTGGTGCTCCCACCGGTATCATCGGCATCAAAAAGAAAAAGAAACATGCGGTCGAAGCCGTCCAAGCCGCCTGCCAAGGTACTCCCGTAAAGGTTCATTTGCTCGGGGATTATTATCCCGCCGGCGATGAGTATGATTTGGTTCATGAAGTCACTGGCCGTCTGATCCCGCCCGCCGGGCTGCCCATCCACGTTGGCGCGGTGGTCAACAACGTCGAGACGTTCATCAACATCGCCGCTGCCAGCCAGGGCCGCCCGGTGACGCGCAAATATTTGACGATGGCCGGGGCCGTGAATAATCCGGTGACCCTGATCGTGCCCATTGGGATTTCCATGCGAGAATGTATCGCGGCCGCTGGTGGTGTCTCCACTCCTAACCCGGTGCTGTGCCTCGGGGGATTAATGATGGGTGAGACCACGGAGAATCTGGATGTGCCCGTGACCAAGACGACCACCGGAGTGGTTGTGCTGCCGCGCGAGCATCCAATTATCCAGCGCAAGCTCAAGCCAGCGAAGACCAAGGCCAAAATCGGCAAGTCCGCCTGTGATCAGTGCCGTTATTGCACCGAATTTTGCCCGCGTTTCCTGCTCGGCTACGATGTGCAGCCGCACGCCGTGATGCGCAGCCTGGCCTTTACGGCTACGGGTGAGGCACATTGGAACCAACTTGCCGCGCTCTGCTGTGCCTGCGGCCTGTGTACCCTTTACGCTTGCCCGGAAATGCTGTACCCCAAGGAAGCCTGCGACGACGCCAAGGCCGAAATGCGCCGGCTGAACCAGAAGTGGACGGGGCCAACGACCGTCAAGGAACACCCCATGCATGACGGACGCCGGGTGCCCATCAAATTACTCACCCGCAAATTGGCGGTGGCGGAGTACGACCTGCCGGCTCCTTTCCAGAAAACGGAACTGACCCCAAGCCAAGTCGTGCTGCCGCTGAAACAGGGTGCCGGTGCACCCAACAACGCGCTGGTGAAAGTCGGGGACCGGGTGACTGCCGGCCAACCGTTGGGCGAATTGCCGCCCAACGCGCTCGGCGCGATTATTCACGCGCCCTTCAACGCCTCGGTGACCGCTGTAACTCAAGACCGTTTAACCTTAGCGAGGGTATCATGA
- the thrH gene encoding bifunctional phosphoserine phosphatase/homoserine phosphotransferase ThrH, translated as MKQSIITLDMEGVLTPEIWIAVAEQTGIPELRRTTRDEPDYDKLMRGRLAILDRHGLKLSDIQSVIGKLQPLPGGKEFLDELRSIAQVLILSDTFEQFASPLLKQLGWPTLLCHRLVVENDRIVNYQLRVPDQKAKTVVALRQLNYYVISGGDSYNDTAMLLAANRGFLFHAPDNVKRDFPQFPALNTYPDFLAALRGAMRQAEVE; from the coding sequence GTGAAACAGTCAATCATTACACTGGACATGGAGGGAGTATTGACTCCCGAAATCTGGATCGCCGTCGCGGAGCAAACCGGAATCCCGGAATTGCGCCGCACCACGCGCGATGAGCCGGACTATGACAAGTTGATGCGCGGGCGCCTGGCCATTCTGGACCGGCACGGCCTGAAGCTTTCCGATATCCAGTCCGTCATCGGCAAATTGCAGCCGTTGCCCGGCGGCAAGGAGTTCCTGGACGAGCTGCGCTCCATCGCGCAGGTGCTGATTCTCTCCGATACGTTCGAGCAGTTCGCCTCCCCGCTCCTGAAGCAGCTCGGCTGGCCGACGCTCCTCTGCCACCGGCTGGTCGTCGAGAACGATCGCATCGTCAATTACCAGTTGCGTGTGCCGGATCAGAAGGCCAAGACCGTCGTCGCGCTGCGCCAGTTGAATTATTACGTGATTTCCGGCGGCGACTCCTATAACGACACCGCCATGCTGCTCGCCGCGAACCGCGGCTTCCTGTTCCACGCGCCGGATAATGTGAAGCGGGACTTCCCGCAGTTCCCGGCGCTGAATACCTATCCGGATTTCCTGGCCGCGCTGCGCGGGGCGATGCGGCAGGCGGAAGTGGAATGA
- a CDS encoding glycosyl hydrolase, translating into MREISFGRTLSLSCLLLLTILLPAITATSENSPTEQQQQAQFKNPPAEFRILKLIHNWPAATEAQDKQIQWLVTNGFGGMACNVPFDKGYVENETNWNIFQQVVKDAKKQNLFLWLYDEKGYPSGNAGGIVLRDHPEWEARGLLIADAETSGTNVTLAVPPGSLMLAAAFPIQGGRIDLAGRLDLAGKIANKQLTWQPAPGQWRVMVITEDHLYEGTHADHNVYAHIPYVNLLQPEPTAYFLKATHQRYADRLDANLGKWFMSTFTDEPSLMSLFLSPMPYRVLPWAPNLPVEFKRRRGYDLVPKIPALIAEAGPEGAKARYDFWLTVGELVSENYFGQIQDWCRQHQVASGGHLLFEESLLYQVASYGDFYRCIRRLDAPGIDMLTSLPPEVPHYIARLLSSAGELHGRTLVMSETSDHSQRYRSPGDKRPVRVVTEAEMRGTFNRQMVSGVNCFTSYYSYKDLTQEQLLRLNEWVGRCCAMLRGLPQQADLAVVYPTESLWPRFIPSRHYVQDATAAQQIASTYVSTVNALFGSGQDYTIIDSTALAAAQAQSKRLVHGNLEWRMVILPAVDTLPLAAWENLAAFVRAGGVAVALGALPANSEKEFPDPRVQQLAREIFGANPSIAYVQANPAGGGGIFLPSGSEGLLPRLLKKIVPPRLLVGDKRSPLRTTHRGNAGNHFDYLINDSAEAWSGTVSFPRALASGPQSYALWHPATGAMEPVAGAANLALKLGPYDAVFFHAKDSLSATAAAKTQSPLKTGALPGLVSKPIAPTQAQVSGGEFVQKQVAPDSTHSTRELPAWRAIGVLTKSQVDTHLFLRLPYTNRLDLTGTEYVVIDTWVPDNQSTGPQLLVMLHEKGGADYLANSGRSLGKPGLNRTYLPIQNFSLAGWSKDDNGRLDLDAITEIRIGWGGHFGQQGDHLEFSVALPQVVRDF; encoded by the coding sequence ATGCGCGAAATTTCGTTCGGGAGAACACTCTCGCTGTCCTGCCTGCTTCTCCTGACCATCCTTTTGCCTGCCATCACCGCCACTTCGGAGAATTCTCCAACGGAGCAACAGCAGCAGGCGCAATTCAAGAACCCGCCGGCGGAGTTCCGCATTCTCAAGCTCATCCACAATTGGCCCGCTGCCACCGAGGCGCAGGATAAACAGATCCAATGGCTGGTCACGAATGGCTTCGGCGGCATGGCCTGCAATGTGCCGTTTGATAAGGGTTACGTGGAAAATGAAACCAACTGGAATATCTTCCAGCAAGTCGTCAAGGATGCGAAGAAACAGAATCTGTTCCTGTGGCTCTATGACGAAAAAGGGTATCCCTCGGGCAATGCCGGGGGCATTGTGCTGCGGGATCATCCCGAATGGGAGGCGCGTGGTTTGCTGATCGCGGATGCCGAGACTTCCGGGACCAACGTGACGCTGGCAGTTCCTCCCGGCTCGCTGATGTTGGCGGCGGCCTTTCCCATTCAGGGTGGGCGGATTGATTTGGCGGGGCGCTTGGACCTGGCCGGAAAAATTGCGAACAAGCAACTCACCTGGCAGCCCGCTCCGGGCCAATGGCGCGTCATGGTGATCACCGAGGATCACCTTTATGAGGGCACCCACGCCGACCACAACGTGTATGCGCACATCCCCTACGTGAACCTGCTGCAACCGGAACCCACCGCCTATTTTCTCAAAGCCACCCACCAGCGTTACGCGGATCGCCTGGATGCGAATTTGGGGAAATGGTTCATGTCCACCTTCACCGATGAGCCCTCTCTGATGAGCTTGTTCCTCTCGCCCATGCCGTATCGCGTTCTGCCTTGGGCGCCGAATCTGCCGGTGGAATTCAAGCGCCGGCGCGGTTACGATCTGGTACCGAAAATCCCCGCCCTGATCGCCGAGGCCGGACCGGAAGGGGCGAAGGCACGCTATGATTTCTGGCTTACCGTGGGTGAACTGGTTTCTGAGAACTATTTTGGCCAGATTCAGGACTGGTGCCGCCAACACCAAGTGGCATCCGGCGGCCATTTGTTGTTCGAGGAAAGCCTGCTTTACCAGGTGGCCTCGTATGGCGACTTTTACCGCTGCATCCGGCGTCTGGATGCTCCCGGTATTGACATGCTGACCAGTCTGCCGCCCGAGGTGCCTCACTACATCGCGCGCCTGCTCTCCAGCGCAGGTGAATTGCACGGGCGCACCCTGGTCATGAGCGAGACCTCGGACCACTCCCAGCGCTACCGTTCGCCCGGTGACAAACGTCCTGTCCGCGTGGTGACCGAGGCTGAAATGCGCGGCACGTTCAATCGGCAGATGGTCAGCGGGGTGAACTGTTTCACGAGTTATTACAGCTACAAGGATCTCACCCAGGAGCAATTGTTGCGCCTGAACGAATGGGTGGGCCGGTGCTGCGCCATGCTGCGCGGGCTGCCGCAGCAGGCGGATCTCGCCGTGGTGTACCCCACCGAAAGCCTCTGGCCGCGCTTTATTCCTTCCCGCCACTATGTGCAGGACGCTACGGCTGCCCAACAGATCGCGAGCACCTACGTTTCCACGGTGAACGCTCTGTTTGGCAGCGGGCAAGATTATACCATTATTGATTCTACCGCGCTGGCCGCCGCCCAGGCGCAATCCAAGCGGCTGGTGCATGGCAATCTGGAATGGCGGATGGTCATCCTTCCCGCCGTGGATACCTTGCCGCTGGCGGCGTGGGAAAACCTGGCCGCGTTTGTGCGGGCGGGTGGCGTGGCGGTTGCGCTGGGCGCTTTGCCGGCCAACAGTGAAAAAGAGTTTCCGGACCCGCGCGTCCAGCAGCTTGCCCGGGAAATATTCGGGGCCAATCCGAGTATCGCGTACGTTCAGGCCAACCCGGCGGGCGGCGGTGGCATCTTCCTGCCCAGCGGCTCCGAGGGATTACTCCCGCGCCTGTTGAAGAAGATCGTGCCGCCAAGATTGCTGGTCGGCGATAAGCGTTCGCCGTTGCGCACCACCCACCGGGGCAATGCCGGCAACCATTTTGATTACCTAATCAATGACAGCGCGGAAGCCTGGTCGGGAACGGTCAGTTTCCCGCGTGCCTTGGCCAGTGGTCCGCAGTCGTATGCCCTGTGGCATCCGGCCACCGGCGCGATGGAACCTGTGGCGGGTGCGGCAAACCTGGCGCTCAAGCTGGGACCTTACGATGCGGTGTTCTTTCACGCCAAGGATTCCCTGTCCGCCACCGCTGCGGCAAAGACGCAAAGCCCGCTAAAAACCGGTGCCCTGCCGGGCTTGGTGTCCAAACCGATTGCTCCGACCCAGGCACAGGTCTCCGGCGGCGAATTTGTGCAGAAGCAAGTCGCGCCGGACTCGACGCATTCCACACGGGAATTACCTGCCTGGCGCGCCATCGGTGTCCTTACGAAAAGCCAGGTGGACACCCATCTGTTCCTGCGCCTGCCCTACACCAACCGCTTGGACCTGACCGGCACCGAGTACGTGGTGATTGATACGTGGGTGCCGGACAATCAATCAACCGGACCGCAGCTTCTGGTGATGCTTCACGAAAAGGGCGGGGCGGATTACTTGGCCAATTCCGGTCGCTCACTTGGCAAGCCGGGGCTAAATCGCACGTATTTGCCTATTCAGAATTTTAGTTTGGCTGGCTGGTCCAAGGACGACAATGGCCGGTTGGATCTGGACGCGATCACCGAAATACGCATCGGCTGGGGCGGCCACTTCGGCCAGCAAGGCGACCACCTCGAATTCAGCGTCGCCTTACCGCAGGTGGTCAGGGATTTCTGA
- a CDS encoding DUF2062 domain-containing protein, which translates to MNAPNICVVIPVYNHALTLQRVIRGARAAFPVIVVNDGSTDDTGKVLAGEVGITVITLAANQGKGSALKAGFERAEDMGFSHAITIDADGQHQTSALAEFAASCRQQPDAFIIGVRDLKKEGAPFGRRFSNDVSTFWFRFETGVRLADTQCGYRCYPLAAIRGLPVKSERYAYELEIMVKAAWAGIPLQAQPVAADYAAPTSRMSHFHPWRDLLQISRVHSRLCTQAFCLPAPLRRLVCHREWQTLPGRQRFRAIFRHVFSENTGTPGRFAAAVGLGLFCGIAPIWGFQMLAAAFLAHQWRLNKAIALAASNISFPLVAPFLMAAGLVLGHYLHTGQMVQFAPQVAAQKIPAYFSEWFVGSVVLALLVGVAGMVVAYGLARFSLRTRPKT; encoded by the coding sequence ATGAATGCTCCCAATATCTGCGTGGTCATCCCCGTGTATAATCATGCGCTGACGTTGCAGCGCGTGATTCGTGGCGCGCGGGCGGCATTTCCGGTGATTGTTGTCAATGACGGTTCCACCGATGATACCGGAAAGGTCCTGGCCGGCGAGGTGGGGATCACGGTTATTACGCTGGCGGCCAATCAGGGCAAGGGGTCGGCGCTGAAAGCTGGCTTTGAACGGGCGGAAGACATGGGGTTTTCTCATGCGATCACCATTGATGCCGATGGGCAGCATCAAACCTCGGCCCTGGCGGAATTTGCGGCATCCTGCCGGCAACAGCCGGATGCGTTCATCATCGGGGTACGCGATTTGAAGAAGGAAGGCGCGCCATTTGGACGTCGTTTTTCCAACGATGTTTCCACTTTCTGGTTCCGCTTCGAGACCGGGGTGCGGCTTGCCGATACGCAATGCGGCTATCGCTGCTATCCGCTGGCGGCCATTCGGGGGCTGCCAGTGAAGTCGGAACGCTACGCCTACGAATTGGAAATCATGGTCAAAGCGGCCTGGGCGGGCATCCCCTTGCAGGCGCAACCGGTGGCGGCGGATTATGCCGCGCCCACGTCGCGCATGTCGCATTTCCATCCTTGGCGAGACCTGCTGCAAATCTCACGCGTCCACTCCCGATTATGCACGCAGGCGTTTTGCCTGCCGGCACCCCTGCGTCGGCTCGTCTGCCATCGGGAGTGGCAGACCTTGCCAGGACGGCAGCGTTTCCGCGCCATATTCCGGCACGTGTTCTCTGAGAACACCGGGACACCGGGTCGGTTTGCCGCTGCCGTGGGCTTGGGCTTGTTTTGCGGTATTGCGCCCATCTGGGGCTTTCAGATGTTAGCGGCGGCATTTCTGGCCCACCAATGGCGGTTGAACAAGGCCATTGCCTTGGCCGCTAGCAATATTTCGTTTCCGCTCGTGGCTCCGTTCCTGATGGCGGCGGGGTTGGTGCTCGGTCATTATTTGCACACGGGTCAGATGGTACAATTCGCGCCGCAAGTCGCGGCGCAAAAGATTCCCGCATATTTTTCCGAATGGTTTGTCGGTAGCGTGGTGCTTGCGCTGTTGGTTGGGGTGGCCGGCATGGTGGTCGCTTATGGCCTTGCCCGTTTTAGCCTGCGTACGCGCCCCAAAACCTGA
- a CDS encoding AMP-binding protein — translation MRIQPEETLSPRQIEDRQREAWREAYRYAAARSPFYREHFRRAGLSLRVPPSLERLARIPTIDKAILSEQTDAFLCVPPQRVVDIVTTSGSTGRPLVWRLTDADLDRLGRNECLSFTCAGLTADDTVILAVTLDRCFMAGMAYFLGLRQLGCAVVRVGPATPVMHLDILRRVSATAIVGVPSFLGLLAEKAAEENFGLASLGVRKAVCIGEPVRHEDFSVNRLGQAIETGWNARVFSTYGVTELASSLCECSAGLGGHLHPELLHLEALDDAGRPVPEGQVGELTATTFGVEAMPLIRYRTGDFAALFRGPCPCGRRTLRLGPILGRKSQKLKVRGSTLFPATLKTVLDGVPEVRSYAILARRDSPLSDHIEVRVAFAGDSRKISEVLRERFQGTAKVSPQITPATSEEIEALQLPHGARKRRYFVDLRGEQP, via the coding sequence ATGCGCATACAACCGGAAGAAACCTTGAGCCCCCGGCAGATTGAGGACCGCCAGCGAGAAGCCTGGCGGGAGGCGTATCGTTATGCCGCCGCCCGATCACCGTTTTATCGTGAACACTTCCGCCGGGCAGGCTTATCGCTGCGGGTTCCGCCTTCGCTGGAACGGCTCGCTCGCATTCCCACCATTGACAAAGCGATCCTTTCCGAACAGACCGACGCGTTTCTATGTGTGCCGCCCCAACGTGTGGTGGACATCGTCACTACCAGCGGTTCCACCGGGCGTCCGCTGGTGTGGCGGCTCACCGATGCGGACTTGGACCGGCTGGGACGCAACGAATGCCTTTCCTTTACCTGTGCCGGTTTGACGGCTGATGACACGGTCATTCTGGCGGTCACGCTCGACCGCTGTTTCATGGCGGGGATGGCTTATTTTCTCGGGCTGCGCCAGCTTGGTTGCGCGGTGGTGCGCGTGGGACCAGCCACCCCCGTGATGCATTTGGATATTCTGCGGCGGGTTTCCGCCACCGCCATCGTGGGGGTGCCGTCTTTCCTGGGGTTGCTGGCAGAAAAAGCGGCGGAAGAAAACTTCGGCCTGGCATCGCTTGGGGTGCGCAAGGCGGTTTGCATCGGTGAACCGGTGCGGCATGAGGATTTTTCGGTGAATCGCTTGGGGCAGGCCATCGAAACCGGGTGGAATGCGCGGGTGTTTTCCACCTATGGAGTTACGGAACTGGCCTCCTCGCTCTGTGAATGCAGCGCGGGTTTGGGCGGGCATCTGCATCCCGAGTTGCTGCACTTGGAAGCGCTGGATGACGCCGGGCGGCCGGTGCCGGAGGGGCAGGTGGGCGAGTTGACGGCCACCACCTTTGGCGTTGAGGCCATGCCGCTGATCCGCTATCGAACGGGAGATTTTGCCGCCCTATTTCGTGGTCCCTGTCCGTGTGGGCGTCGCACGCTTCGCCTCGGGCCAATTCTGGGGCGGAAGAGCCAGAAGTTGAAAGTGCGTGGCTCCACGTTGTTTCCCGCCACGTTGAAGACCGTCCTCGATGGGGTGCCGGAAGTGCGTTCATACGCCATTCTTGCCCGGCGCGATAGCCCCCTCTCCGATCATATCGAAGTGCGGGTGGCGTTTGCTGGCGATTCCCGCAAGATTTCGGAGGTGCTGCGGGAACGCTTTCAAGGCACCGCCAAAGTCTCCCCGCAGATCACCCCGGCGACCTCGGAAGAAATTGAGGCGCTGCAACTTCCCCACGGTGCGCGTAAACGACGGTATTTTGTGGATTTGCGGGGTGAGCAGCCATGA
- a CDS encoding BMC domain-containing protein, translating to MKDRSIGLIELSSVAAGFQVADTMLKAGNVQLVLSRSICSGKYMVLICGDAAAVRSAVEAGAAAANGCLIDKFHVASVHPDVITALGRSQPGEPTGALGILESFNVATLLLAADAAAKAANVTLMEIRLAMALGGKAFLTMTGDVGSVQAAVAAGRQVISEAGMLVNAVVISRPHPDVYREVI from the coding sequence ATGAAAGATCGTTCCATTGGTTTGATTGAATTGTCGAGCGTGGCCGCTGGATTCCAGGTGGCCGATACGATGCTCAAAGCCGGCAACGTGCAACTGGTGCTCTCCCGCTCCATTTGCTCTGGCAAATACATGGTGTTGATTTGTGGTGACGCCGCGGCGGTGCGAAGCGCCGTGGAGGCCGGGGCCGCGGCTGCCAATGGTTGCCTCATTGACAAGTTCCATGTGGCCAGCGTACATCCGGACGTGATTACCGCCCTTGGTCGCTCCCAACCCGGCGAACCAACCGGTGCCTTGGGAATTTTGGAGTCGTTCAATGTCGCCACTCTATTGTTGGCTGCCGATGCCGCTGCCAAGGCGGCCAATGTCACCCTCATGGAAATCCGCTTGGCGATGGCGCTGGGCGGCAAGGCATTCCTCACCATGACGGGCGATGTGGGTTCCGTGCAGGCGGCGGTTGCCGCCGGACGCCAGGTCATCAGCGAAGCCGGGATGCTGGTCAACGCCGTGGTGATCTCCCGCCCGCACCCGGACGTGTATCGGGAAGTGATTTGA